A genomic region of Candidatus Methylomirabilota bacterium contains the following coding sequences:
- a CDS encoding xanthine dehydrogenase family protein molybdopterin-binding subunit: MTVIGQSLRRKEDRALVAGRGRYLDDLALPDMLHVGVVRSTHAHARLGKVIVDEALALPGVVAAFTAADLPELGEAIPAYGQLKNFRDYQQPVLVRDKVRYVGEPIAAVVADTAYRLADALPRVTVEYEDLPVITSTESALRSATRIHEAWPDNLAGISQRTIGEPEAAMRTADVIVHERLRHPRSAGMPIEPRGVVAYEDRLTGVLVVITSTQTTYLVRGAIAHVLGLPVERIRVLAPDVGGGFGAKAQTYAEEILVPTVARRLKRPVKWMETRQEHFVATCHDREQTHEVRVGFRRDGTIVAIDGKFQADFGAYTIQDDAAILNTVVHLCSPYRVAHYRNVCENLVTNKTYSAAYRGAGRPEAAFVMERLLDIAARRLGLDPAEIRRRNLIRAEEMPYRPGLPYKDGVEIVYDPGDFLAAFDRTLELIGYREHRARQASQPGGRRRIGVGVACYHQGTALGPYEGANVRVDPSGQVYVFVGFSSQGQGHATTFAQIAAQELGVPFDDVTIVGADTDALPYGFGALASRLAANAGPAVARAAREARRRAALVAASMLECAPEDIVPDNGRLHVAGVPERSVALGEVAKVAAKGKVLAPTGEPGLNTCAYFYPKTVTWAFGAQAAAVEVDVETCAVRLLRYVAVHDSGRPINPMIVEGQLHGGVAQGVGAALMEELVYDAGGQLVTGSFMDYAMPRAADLPEITTALIDHPSIINELGIKGAGESGAIAPGPAIANAVEDALAAFGITIRELPVTPARIFEMLARARNEPRR, encoded by the coding sequence ATGACCGTCATCGGACAATCGCTCAGGCGCAAGGAAGACCGCGCCCTTGTGGCCGGCCGCGGACGCTACCTCGACGACCTCGCGCTACCGGACATGCTGCATGTCGGCGTCGTGCGCAGCACGCACGCTCACGCGCGCCTCGGCAAGGTCATCGTGGACGAGGCGCTGGCCCTGCCGGGCGTGGTGGCCGCCTTCACGGCGGCCGACCTGCCCGAGCTGGGCGAGGCCATTCCCGCCTACGGGCAGCTCAAGAACTTCCGCGACTACCAGCAGCCCGTGCTGGTGCGCGACAAGGTCCGCTACGTCGGCGAGCCAATCGCGGCAGTGGTGGCCGACACGGCCTACCGCCTGGCCGATGCGCTCCCCCGCGTCACCGTGGAGTACGAGGACCTGCCGGTCATCACCTCGACGGAGTCGGCGTTGCGCAGCGCCACGCGGATCCACGAGGCGTGGCCCGACAACCTGGCGGGGATTTCCCAGCGCACCATCGGCGAGCCCGAGGCCGCGATGCGCACGGCCGACGTCATCGTCCATGAGCGGCTCCGCCATCCGCGCAGCGCCGGCATGCCGATCGAGCCCCGCGGCGTGGTGGCCTACGAGGATCGGCTCACGGGGGTTCTCGTCGTCATCACCTCCACCCAAACGACCTATCTCGTGCGCGGGGCCATCGCGCACGTGCTCGGATTGCCCGTCGAACGGATCCGGGTGCTCGCGCCGGATGTCGGCGGCGGCTTCGGCGCCAAGGCGCAGACCTACGCCGAGGAGATCCTCGTTCCCACGGTGGCGCGTCGACTGAAGCGACCGGTGAAATGGATGGAGACGCGGCAGGAGCACTTCGTGGCCACCTGTCACGATCGCGAGCAGACGCACGAGGTGCGCGTAGGATTCCGTCGCGACGGCACCATCGTGGCCATCGACGGCAAGTTCCAGGCGGACTTCGGCGCCTACACCATCCAGGACGACGCGGCGATCCTCAACACCGTCGTCCACCTGTGCTCGCCCTACCGGGTCGCGCACTACCGCAACGTCTGCGAGAACCTCGTCACCAACAAGACCTACAGCGCGGCGTACCGCGGCGCGGGACGGCCCGAGGCCGCCTTCGTGATGGAGCGGCTGCTCGACATCGCGGCGCGTCGCCTCGGGCTCGACCCGGCGGAGATCCGCCGGCGCAACCTCATCCGGGCCGAGGAGATGCCGTACCGGCCCGGGCTGCCCTACAAGGACGGCGTGGAGATCGTCTATGATCCCGGTGATTTCCTGGCCGCCTTCGATCGGACGCTCGAGCTCATCGGCTACCGGGAGCACCGCGCGCGGCAGGCGTCGCAGCCAGGCGGGCGCCGTCGCATCGGCGTCGGGGTGGCGTGCTATCACCAGGGCACCGCGCTGGGGCCGTACGAGGGCGCCAACGTGCGCGTCGATCCCAGCGGGCAGGTCTATGTCTTCGTGGGCTTCTCGTCCCAGGGGCAGGGGCATGCCACCACGTTCGCGCAGATCGCCGCCCAGGAGCTCGGCGTGCCGTTCGATGACGTGACCATCGTCGGCGCGGATACCGACGCGTTGCCGTATGGGTTCGGCGCGCTGGCCAGCCGGCTCGCTGCCAATGCCGGTCCCGCCGTGGCCAGGGCCGCCCGCGAAGCCCGGCGCCGCGCCGCCCTCGTCGCGGCGTCCATGCTGGAATGCGCCCCCGAAGACATCGTGCCCGACAACGGTCGCCTGCACGTCGCCGGCGTGCCCGAACGAAGCGTCGCGCTCGGGGAGGTGGCGAAGGTGGCGGCCAAGGGCAAGGTCCTGGCCCCCACGGGAGAGCCCGGACTGAACACCTGCGCCTACTTCTATCCCAAAACCGTCACGTGGGCATTCGGCGCCCAGGCCGCGGCCGTCGAGGTCGACGTGGAGACATGCGCGGTGCGACTGCTCCGCTACGTCGCTGTTCACGACAGCGGCCGCCCCATCAATCCGATGATCGTCGAGGGCCAGCTCCACGGCGGGGTGGCCCAGGGCGTCGGCGCCGCCCTGATGGAAGAGCTGGTGTACGATGCGGGCGGCCAGCTCGTGACCGGGAGCTTCATGGACTACGCGATGCCGAGGGCCGCCGATCTGCCTGAGATCACCACGGCCCTGATCGATCATCCGTCGATCATCAACGAGCTGGGAATCAAGGGGGCCGGGGAGAGCGGCGCGATCGCGCCGGGTCCCGCCATCGCCAACGCCGTCGAGGACGCCCTGGCGGCGTTCGGGATCACGATCCGCGAGCTGCCCGTCACTCCGGCGCGAATCTTTGAGATGCTCGCGCGCGCCAGGAACGAGCCGAGACGATAA
- a CDS encoding isochorismatase family protein produces MAIWDDVIPEAERQLYAKGGMGEGRVGMGERPAIIVVDMTYGFVDSAFPLGHSATGYPAVAAIRRLLEHARPLGIPVFYSRSKSGATTCERGRWKGGGSIAHPGMLDPKANTIVPDIAPQRGDIVIAKTWPSVFFGTDLPSYLIYHRVDTLIVTGMVTSGCVRGTAIDAFSYNLRVIIPEECVADRGQTSHKVALFEIHMKYGDVLPLHQVMAELHSACAGRSRSTAPAAV; encoded by the coding sequence ATGGCGATCTGGGACGATGTGATTCCCGAGGCCGAACGACAGCTCTATGCGAAAGGCGGCATGGGGGAAGGGCGGGTCGGCATGGGGGAGAGGCCGGCCATCATCGTGGTGGACATGACGTACGGCTTTGTAGATAGCGCCTTCCCCCTCGGCCACAGCGCCACCGGATATCCGGCGGTCGCGGCCATCCGCCGCCTGCTGGAGCACGCCCGGCCGCTTGGCATCCCGGTCTTCTACAGCCGCTCCAAATCGGGGGCCACGACCTGCGAGCGGGGGCGATGGAAAGGCGGCGGCTCCATCGCACACCCGGGGATGCTGGACCCGAAGGCCAACACGATCGTGCCGGATATCGCTCCGCAACGCGGGGACATCGTCATCGCCAAGACGTGGCCCAGCGTCTTCTTCGGCACGGATCTGCCCAGCTATCTCATCTACCACCGGGTGGACACCCTGATCGTCACCGGCATGGTCACCAGCGGCTGCGTCCGCGGGACGGCCATCGACGCGTTCTCCTACAACCTGCGCGTCATCATCCCGGAGGAGTGCGTGGCCGATCGCGGCCAGACGAGCCACAAGGTGGCGCTCTTCGAGATTCACATGAAGTACGGCGACGTCCTCCCGCTGCACCAGGTGATGGCCGAGCTGCACTCGGCGTGTGCGGGACGAAGCCGATCGACCGCTCCCGCAGCCGTCTAG
- a CDS encoding TRAP transporter substrate-binding protein has translation MGRRIVVLLVPLTLLAVTGGGGPAAQPSGKVVIKFSHNQQTITPPHKAAEMFKQLVEQRTKGYYEVRIYPAQQLGGLRDQVEGTILGTIEVTQQTPPTISLFVPKVMVLDFPFLWTDEEAMWKVLDGPLGQELLQSLEAKGLKGADFWSSGFKNFTSGRKPIRTPDDFKGMKIRVIPSPLLSAQYEAWGASPTPVDFKELYTALQQGLVDGQENPSGTIVDVKLYEVQKYMTESRHGFLHYLMMFNKKWFDAQPKANQEILTQAMKEAGRWERKAMLDRDAEATRRIKEAGVQVTALTPQAREQFRQLSLKVHEKFADRVDKDYLRRVYAEIEKATK, from the coding sequence ATGGGCCGTCGAATAGTGGTGCTGCTGGTGCCCTTGACGCTGCTCGCCGTGACCGGTGGCGGTGGGCCCGCGGCGCAACCTTCCGGCAAGGTCGTCATCAAGTTCTCGCACAATCAGCAGACGATCACGCCGCCCCACAAGGCGGCCGAGATGTTCAAGCAGTTGGTCGAGCAGCGCACGAAAGGGTATTACGAAGTCCGGATCTACCCCGCGCAGCAGCTGGGAGGTCTTCGTGACCAGGTGGAAGGCACCATCCTCGGCACCATCGAGGTGACTCAGCAGACGCCCCCCACCATCTCCCTCTTCGTTCCGAAGGTCATGGTCTTGGACTTTCCGTTCCTATGGACCGACGAGGAAGCCATGTGGAAGGTGCTGGACGGCCCTCTCGGTCAGGAGCTGCTTCAGTCCCTTGAGGCCAAGGGACTGAAAGGCGCGGATTTCTGGAGTTCGGGATTCAAGAACTTCACGTCGGGCAGGAAGCCGATCCGGACGCCCGACGACTTCAAGGGCATGAAGATCCGCGTCATTCCCTCTCCGCTCCTCTCGGCACAGTACGAAGCCTGGGGGGCGAGCCCCACCCCCGTGGACTTCAAGGAGCTGTACACCGCCCTCCAGCAAGGGCTGGTGGACGGACAGGAAAATCCTTCCGGGACCATCGTCGACGTGAAGCTCTACGAGGTCCAGAAGTACATGACGGAGAGCCGCCACGGCTTCCTGCACTACCTCATGATGTTCAACAAGAAATGGTTCGACGCCCAGCCGAAGGCGAACCAGGAGATCCTGACTCAGGCCATGAAGGAAGCTGGGCGGTGGGAGCGGAAGGCCATGCTGGATCGTGATGCTGAAGCCACCCGGCGCATCAAGGAGGCGGGGGTCCAGGTCACGGCCCTCACCCCACAGGCACGCGAACAGTTCCGCCAGCTTTCCCTGAAGGTGCATGAGAAGTTCGCGGATCGCGTGGACAAGGACTACCTGCGGCGGGTGTATGCGGAGATCGAGAAGGCCACCAAGTAA
- a CDS encoding TRAP transporter large permease subunit, giving the protein MLQSILAHGMEAATIFVMAVQVVVVLAGVVFRYIVNRPIAGSDEIATLVLVWLTFLGGAVAQRRRAHPSVSLFIERLDPRTIPYVDAATRLVEVFFFACICWQSLGLFQLRWGEPSAGAGFDMGLYPAALIVGVSATLLFAPGQLTAVPRRPLLVVLAGAGGLAVLYMLATHVAGFQSARIDSTTLLITGFALLLVLNAPLAVALGFPALLYLIILGGPNLLMLPQRLIAGADNFVLLAIPLFILAGALMETGGISRRLVDLAMAIVGHLRGGLAHVTVVAELLFSGISGSTTADVAAMGSLLIPSMEKAGYRREEAVSIVSAASAMGILVPPCLLMVILATIADISVTALFLAGFLPAAVLATALMLLIYFKARRQDWPVAARASWRGLGSAALHAFLPLMLPVLIFGSIFTGAATVTESAVLAVVYALILGVCVYRETPLRDLPKLLLESAMLSAVSMWLIASASVFTWLLARDQVPQMVSGWVLAVSGQKWFFILASVVVFTFFAALLEGFPAVIILGPIFYPIATQMGVSTLHFSIIIVACVGIGLFLPPVGVGLFIACGIARSSMARVMPIFWPYLLVLLVGLLIVSFVPGITLVLPEKFLGLR; this is encoded by the coding sequence GTGCTGCAGAGCATCCTCGCCCACGGCATGGAAGCGGCCACGATCTTCGTCATGGCCGTCCAGGTCGTCGTGGTGTTGGCCGGGGTGGTCTTCCGCTACATCGTCAACCGCCCGATCGCGGGGTCCGACGAGATCGCGACGTTGGTCCTGGTGTGGCTGACGTTCCTGGGCGGCGCCGTCGCGCAGCGGCGGCGGGCCCACCCGAGCGTCAGCCTGTTCATCGAGCGCCTCGATCCCCGAACCATCCCCTACGTTGACGCCGCGACCCGGCTGGTCGAGGTGTTCTTCTTCGCCTGCATCTGCTGGCAGAGCCTGGGATTGTTCCAACTGCGCTGGGGCGAGCCCTCGGCGGGCGCCGGATTCGACATGGGCCTCTATCCCGCGGCGCTCATCGTCGGCGTCTCCGCGACCTTGCTGTTCGCGCCGGGACAATTGACCGCTGTGCCGAGGCGGCCTCTGCTGGTTGTTCTGGCGGGCGCCGGTGGGCTGGCAGTGCTTTATATGCTGGCGACCCACGTGGCGGGTTTCCAGTCCGCACGCATCGATTCCACGACGCTCTTGATTACCGGCTTCGCCCTGCTGCTCGTGTTGAACGCGCCGCTGGCGGTGGCGCTCGGGTTCCCCGCGCTCCTTTACTTAATAATCCTGGGCGGGCCAAACCTCCTCATGCTGCCACAGCGGCTCATCGCCGGGGCGGACAACTTCGTCTTGCTCGCCATCCCCCTGTTCATCCTGGCGGGTGCCTTGATGGAGACAGGAGGGATCTCGCGCCGTCTGGTGGACCTCGCCATGGCGATCGTCGGGCACTTGCGGGGCGGGCTCGCGCACGTGACGGTCGTTGCGGAGCTCCTGTTCTCGGGCATCTCGGGCTCCACCACAGCGGATGTGGCGGCGATGGGCTCGCTGTTGATTCCCTCTATGGAGAAGGCGGGGTACAGACGCGAGGAAGCCGTCTCGATCGTGAGCGCCGCCTCAGCCATGGGCATCCTGGTGCCGCCCTGCCTGCTGATGGTCATCCTCGCCACCATTGCAGACATCTCGGTTACGGCTCTCTTTCTGGCCGGCTTTCTGCCCGCCGCCGTCCTGGCCACGGCGCTGATGCTCCTCATCTATTTCAAGGCGCGGCGCCAGGATTGGCCGGTGGCGGCCCGCGCGTCGTGGCGGGGTCTGGGATCCGCCGCGCTCCATGCCTTCCTGCCGCTCATGCTGCCGGTCCTCATCTTCGGCAGCATCTTCACGGGCGCCGCCACGGTGACCGAATCCGCGGTCCTGGCGGTCGTGTACGCGCTGATCCTAGGCGTGTGTGTGTACCGGGAGACACCGCTCCGGGATCTCCCCAAATTGCTTCTCGAGAGCGCCATGCTGAGCGCCGTGAGCATGTGGCTCATCGCCAGCGCCTCGGTGTTCACCTGGCTCCTGGCCCGGGACCAGGTCCCTCAGATGGTCTCCGGCTGGGTCCTCGCCGTCTCGGGACAGAAGTGGTTCTTCATCCTGGCGAGCGTCGTGGTCTTCACCTTCTTCGCCGCCCTCCTCGAGGGATTTCCCGCGGTCATCATTCTGGGGCCGATCTTCTATCCCATCGCCACCCAGATGGGGGTGAGCACACTCCATTTCTCCATCATCATCGTCGCCTGCGTGGGGATCGGGCTCTTTCTTCCGCCGGTCGGCGTGGGCCTGTTCATCGCCTGCGGCATCGCCCGCTCCTCGATGGCACGCGTGATGCCGATCTTCTGGCCCTATTTGCTGGTGCTGCTGGTGGGCTTGCTGATCGTGTCGTTCGTGCCCGGGATCACCCTGGTGCTCCCGGAGAAGTTTCTCGGATTGCGGTGA
- a CDS encoding ABC transporter substrate-binding protein, whose translation MSAIARIAVPDLVTNSYFPALAGEELGFYRAQGLDGRVELLAPAPRAMAALRDGEVDFVVTGAHTTLTAFPGFQGAKLAVTVAQGTPWLLVLRADVPATRGDVRAVKGLRIGAAPGPDAALGRLLAEAGVDPERDGVQIARVPGTERPGASFGVLAAEALRAGLLDGFWANALGSETAVRQGVGRIVVDVRRGDGPPAARDFTFAALVTTEALIARDPQRVAAAVRGIVAAQRALRAAPGRASDVGRRRFPPAAAEMIATLVERDLPFYDPTISESSVTAVSAFARALGLLAAPVAYDDVVATRFRDLWMR comes from the coding sequence ATGAGCGCGATCGCCCGCATCGCCGTGCCCGACCTCGTCACGAATTCCTACTTCCCCGCCCTCGCAGGCGAGGAGCTTGGCTTCTACCGTGCCCAGGGGCTCGACGGCCGGGTCGAGCTGCTGGCGCCGGCCCCGCGGGCCATGGCGGCGCTGCGGGACGGTGAGGTGGACTTCGTGGTGACGGGCGCCCACACCACGCTCACCGCCTTTCCGGGCTTCCAGGGGGCAAAGCTGGCGGTGACGGTGGCCCAGGGGACGCCGTGGCTGCTGGTGCTGCGCGCTGATGTTCCCGCCACGCGCGGCGACGTGCGCGCCGTGAAGGGCCTCCGCATCGGCGCCGCTCCGGGACCGGACGCCGCGCTCGGGCGTCTGCTGGCCGAGGCCGGCGTCGATCCCGAGCGCGATGGCGTGCAAATCGCCCGCGTGCCGGGCACCGAGCGTCCTGGCGCTTCCTTCGGCGTCCTCGCGGCGGAGGCGCTGCGCGCGGGGCTGCTGGACGGGTTCTGGGCCAACGCCCTCGGCAGCGAGACCGCGGTGCGCCAGGGCGTGGGTCGCATCGTGGTCGACGTCCGGCGCGGCGACGGCCCCCCAGCGGCGCGGGACTTCACTTTCGCCGCCCTCGTCACCACCGAGGCCCTCATCGCGCGCGATCCGCAGCGCGTGGCCGCCGCGGTGCGTGGCATCGTCGCCGCCCAGCGGGCGCTCCGCGCCGCGCCGGGGCGCGCGAGCGACGTCGGGCGGCGTCGGTTCCCGCCGGCGGCCGCCGAGATGATCGCGACGCTGGTCGAGCGCGACCTGCCGTTCTACGACCCCACGATCTCGGAGTCGTCGGTCACCGCCGTCAGCGCCTTCGCCCGCGCTCTCGGGCTGCTTGCCGCGCCGGTCGCCTACGACGACGTCGTCGCCACCCGCTTCCGCGACCTCTGGATGAGGTAG